The proteins below are encoded in one region of Oryzias melastigma strain HK-1 linkage group LG9, ASM292280v2, whole genome shotgun sequence:
- the zgc:64051 gene encoding leukocyte surface antigen CD53, giving the protein MAQGCLKCLKYTMCISNFLCFMCGVALMGLGGYLMATFKVDGLIPSPADLSMLSIPNLLLICGIIITCISFLGFLGALKENRCLLLTFFLVLFLLMVVELALACLMLVNNEEIVNKVKGDLINGLNSTKTKNSTEESEWDLVQKRFMCCGVNNYTDWGNNIPKSCCQDECDKVPFQSYTMGCFVALSEWFEDNYLYCGIGVISICIVEVLGMCFAVTLFCHITSSGLGYKL; this is encoded by the exons ATGGCTCAAGGCTGCCTCAAGTGTCTGAAGTACACCATGTGTATCTCCAACTTCCTGTGTTTT ATGTGCGGCGTGGCGCTCATGGGTCTGGGGGGGTACTTGATGGCGACCTTTAAAGTGGATGGCCTCATCCCCAGCCCGGCCGATTTGAGCATGCTGAGCATCCCCAACCTGCTGCTGATCTGCGGCATCATCATCACCTGCATCTCCTTCCTGGGCTTCCTGGGTGCGCTGAAGGAGAACCGCTGCCTCCTGCTCACG TTCTTCCTGGTTCTCTTCCTGCTGATGGTGGTGGAGCTGGCCCTAGCCTGCTTGATGCTCGTGAACAATGAAGAA ATCGTCAACAAAGTAAAAGGAGACCTGATAAATGGTTTGAATTCGACCAAAACGAAAAACTCCACAGAAGAGTCTGAGTGGGATTTGGTGCAGAAAAGG TTTATGTGCTGTGGAGTCAACAACTACACAGACTGGGGAAACAACATCCCCAAATCCTGCTGCCAAGACGAGTGTGATAAAGTCCCCTTTCAAAGCTATACAATG GGATGTTTTGTGGCGCTCAGCGAATGGTTTGAAGACAATTATCTGTACTGTGGGATTGGCGTCATTTCAATCTGCATAGTTGAG